From a region of the Methanolobus tindarius DSM 2278 genome:
- a CDS encoding precorrin-8X methylmutase: MTTDSKKTDTSIEELVEMTTEIDPDLVAICNDLGSQTDEAKAIYMTSRNIARKLVGDETPEDRVKQRCVTSTGDPAVADLMRFVNDPINAGVEAIRKGAPILVDINMVKSGITKRGHNCEVICVLDKDEDAELAKKYGITRTAAGFLKCKDILEGSIVAIGNAPSAAFAVCRMIEHGIKPAIIVGTPVGFVNAAESKEVVRGAPVPSITCVGTRGGTPMAVACINELVTIANEE, encoded by the coding sequence ATGACTACTGATTCCAAAAAGACTGACACAAGCATTGAAGAGCTTGTAGAGATGACAACTGAGATCGACCCTGATCTCGTTGCTATCTGCAATGACCTTGGTTCACAGACTGATGAGGCCAAGGCAATCTACATGACAAGCCGCAACATTGCACGCAAACTTGTGGGTGATGAAACTCCTGAGGACCGCGTGAAACAGCGTTGTGTCACCTCAACCGGCGACCCTGCTGTTGCAGACCTTATGCGCTTTGTCAATGATCCTATAAACGCAGGTGTTGAGGCAATCAGAAAAGGAGCTCCAATTCTTGTTGATATCAACATGGTCAAATCAGGTATCACAAAGAGAGGCCACAACTGTGAGGTCATCTGTGTACTTGACAAGGATGAGGATGCAGAACTTGCTAAAAAATACGGCATTACAAGAACCGCAGCAGGTTTCCTGAAATGCAAGGATATTCTTGAAGGTTCAATTGTCGCAATAGGCAATGCACCATCTGCTGCATTTGCAGTATGCAGGATGATAGAACACGGTATCAAGCCAGCTATCATCGTAGGCACACCTGTAGGTTTTGTCAACGCAGCAGAATCAAAAGAAGTTGTCAGGGGTGCACCGGTTCCTTCCATCACTTGTGTAGGCACACGTGGCGGAACACCAATGGCAGTTGCCTGTATCAATGAACTTGTTACAATAGCAAACGAAGAGTAA
- a CDS encoding pentapeptide repeat-containing protein produces MSMCQFEKGNWKCPLDAEEGHDFCYWHREIEGKEPSNEQLNELKNTEIYFVFLQKAKLLQADLEKANLSFANLTQAHLQRANLQEARLYKAKLQEANLERANLQEANLKWTNLQKANLTQATLQKTDLLGADLQKASLFKAKLQKAVLSKTKMQEANLERAKMQDTNLENANLWKANLKNANMRKAKLYLAKLQNTHLSGTKLQGADLSETLSDSNTYLIDANLKDANLYKSFLDSTKTLRYSIIFEDESLNEKEINEQRADEEAYREKKHALYQASLEVYNKLYHFYSDEGMDFRAKHAHYRRSEVKRKLLLVKHEKLYTRDALPDTFRSAFDRFFLKMLTGYGQNLMRPILISVFSIFAFGFIFWLLNGVAVDPEARGIQLLDYFYLSLTTFTGLGFSNVQPDITVPLMQPLIMLESVFGVTMVALIIFVITYQISSR; encoded by the coding sequence ATGAGTATGTGCCAATTTGAAAAAGGTAATTGGAAGTGTCCTTTGGATGCAGAAGAAGGACATGATTTTTGCTATTGGCATCGGGAGATTGAAGGAAAAGAACCAAGCAATGAACAATTGAATGAATTAAAAAATACAGAAATTTATTTTGTTTTTTTGCAGAAAGCAAAGTTATTGCAAGCAGACTTAGAAAAAGCAAATTTAAGCTTTGCAAATTTGACTCAAGCACATTTACAGAGGGCGAATCTACAAGAAGCAAGATTATATAAGGCAAAATTGCAGGAAGCAAATTTAGAGAGGGCAAACTTACAGGAAGCAAACTTAAAGTGGACAAACCTTCAAAAAGCAAACTTAACGCAGGCAACCCTACAAAAAACAGATTTATTGGGAGCAGATTTACAAAAAGCAAGCTTATTTAAAGCAAAGCTACAAAAAGCAGTCTTGTCAAAAACAAAAATGCAGGAAGCAAATTTAGAAAGAGCAAAAATGCAGGATACAAATTTGGAAAATGCAAACCTATGGAAAGCAAATTTAAAAAATGCAAATATGAGGAAAGCAAAGTTATATCTAGCAAAATTGCAGAATACGCATTTAAGCGGGACAAAATTGCAGGGAGCAGATTTGTCAGAAACGCTTTCCGATAGTAATACTTATTTAATAGATGCTAATCTGAAAGATGCTAACCTTTATAAATCGTTTCTTGATTCAACTAAAACTTTAAGGTACTCCATTATATTTGAAGACGAAAGCCTAAATGAAAAAGAAATAAATGAACAGAGAGCAGATGAAGAAGCATATCGTGAAAAAAAACATGCGCTTTATCAAGCTTCTTTAGAAGTATATAACAAATTATATCATTTCTATTCTGATGAGGGGATGGATTTCAGAGCAAAACACGCTCATTACCGTAGGTCTGAGGTTAAACGCAAGTTATTGTTAGTGAAGCATGAAAAATTGTATACAAGAGATGCCCTACCAGACACATTCAGATCTGCATTTGATAGATTTTTTCTTAAGATGCTCACCGGATATGGTCAAAATCTAATGAGACCTATACTTATCTCTGTATTCTCGATTTTTGCCTTTGGATTTATCTTTTGGCTTCTTAATGGAGTTGCAGTTGACCCTGAAGCAAGAGGAATCCAACTTTTAGATTACTTTTACCTTAGTTTGACTACCTTTACAGGTCTTGGATTCTCCAACGTCCAACCGGATATTACAGTACCATTAATGCAACCTTTAATCATGCTGGAATCTGTTTTTGGCGTAACAATGGTCGCTTTGATAATCTTTGTAATCACATACCAAATATCATCGAGATAA
- a CDS encoding FeoA family protein, whose translation MNEKTLDFIEPETSVKVLKVTGQKSSRKRILDMGLTPGTRVDVIRRAPLGDPVEFKLKGYNLSLRKKEAETVLVEVVK comes from the coding sequence ATGAATGAAAAAACACTGGATTTCATAGAGCCTGAAACCTCCGTAAAGGTTCTGAAAGTAACAGGCCAGAAGTCTTCAAGAAAAAGGATTCTGGACATGGGACTCACTCCCGGTACAAGAGTAGACGTTATCAGAAGGGCACCATTAGGCGATCCTGTTGAATTCAAACTTAAAGGTTACAATCTTTCACTCCGAAAAAAGGAAGCTGAAACTGTTCTTGTAGAGGTTGTCAAGTAG
- a CDS encoding cobalt-factor II C(20)-methyltransferase, producing the protein MLVGVGLGPGDPELLTLKAVESLKKAYKVYVPGRMAADLVAPYAESEILDFPMLTDYEVLNEVWKKNADMLAEESKDNLIVFGLIGDPNFFSTFTHLKRVMKKFYPDVETATIPGISSITSFAAQTGAEVDSSFEVSDGSDSKYRIRLKASRPLEIIESYEKEGFNKFTFCERLFSDREVIITEREKIPEKGNYFSIIYAQKE; encoded by the coding sequence ATGCTTGTAGGAGTAGGACTTGGTCCGGGAGATCCGGAGCTTCTGACATTGAAAGCTGTAGAAAGCCTGAAAAAGGCATATAAGGTATATGTGCCTGGACGTATGGCAGCTGACCTGGTAGCACCTTATGCAGAATCAGAGATTCTTGATTTCCCAATGCTGACTGATTATGAGGTACTCAATGAGGTCTGGAAAAAGAATGCTGATATGCTTGCTGAGGAATCAAAGGACAATCTTATTGTCTTTGGTCTAATTGGCGACCCTAATTTCTTCTCAACCTTCACACACTTAAAACGTGTGATGAAAAAATTCTATCCTGATGTTGAGACCGCAACAATTCCGGGTATCAGCTCAATTACATCATTCGCTGCACAAACTGGTGCTGAAGTTGACTCCTCTTTTGAGGTAAGCGATGGTTCAGACAGCAAGTACAGGATAAGACTCAAGGCAAGCAGACCACTTGAGATAATCGAATCATATGAAAAGGAAGGATTTAACAAGTTTACTTTCTGTGAGCGCCTTTTCAGCGACAGGGAAGTAATTATCACAGAAAGAGAAAAGATTCCTGAAAAGGGCAACTATTTCAGCATAATCTACGCCCAGAAGGAATAA
- the cbiT gene encoding precorrin-6Y C5,15-methyltransferase (decarboxylating) subunit CbiT, which produces MTELLHVSGGPTKPEIIAVSLSKLDLTDGCRFFDIGCGTGAVSIEASKMVRDISICAIDAREEAISVTKKNFEAFKINNAQVFSVESSEILEKQEIGSIDCAFIGGTKNISRVLEVLAEKKAKSIVLNAVRIETVVNVINKMKELDLFEEALHIIVSRSAPITGETMFKPENPIYIIVGKSGKN; this is translated from the coding sequence ATGACTGAACTTTTGCATGTAAGTGGCGGCCCTACAAAACCAGAAATTATCGCAGTTTCGTTATCTAAACTTGATTTAACCGACGGTTGCAGATTTTTTGATATTGGTTGTGGAACAGGAGCCGTGTCAATAGAAGCTTCAAAAATGGTACGTGACATCAGTATATGCGCTATTGATGCAAGGGAAGAAGCCATTAGTGTGACGAAGAAAAATTTCGAAGCATTTAAGATTAACAATGCACAAGTGTTTTCCGTCGAATCATCTGAAATCCTTGAAAAACAGGAAATTGGTTCAATAGATTGTGCATTCATTGGTGGCACGAAAAATATTTCCCGTGTGCTTGAAGTGCTTGCCGAGAAAAAGGCAAAAAGTATTGTATTGAATGCGGTCAGAATCGAAACTGTCGTAAACGTAATAAACAAGATGAAAGAACTTGACTTATTCGAAGAAGCACTGCATATAATAGTGTCTCGCAGTGCACCGATTACTGGCGAAACCATGTTCAAGCCGGAGAATCCGATATACATTATCGTCGGCAAGTCCGGTAAAAACTGA
- a CDS encoding cobyric acid synthase: MENKKNAKKLLVLGTASDVGKSIMVTGLCRILSRKYKVAPFKAQNMSLNSWITKDGKEIGIAQAIQAKAAGVDPTADMNPVLLKPKGDRTSQVIVLGEPYADKSAGNYYDSIEEMHGVLRGALERLESEYDLIVMEGAGGAAEINLYDRDIVNIGTARITQAPIILVGDIESGGVFASLYGTKELLPEDVSKNLKGFVINKFRGDPAILEPGLKQLEDLTDVPVLGVLPYSKLKIPSEDSMAIRKKKKGREEIEEINDIDIAVIRLPRISNFTDFEPLERIANVRYVDLDDELGNPDCVIIPGTKNTVSDLLDLQSSGMDARIKKLKDKAVIFGICGGYQMLGKVIHDSGIENGVEADYEGLGLLETETAFGEYKKKTVQVKKKIVAEGPIFNHIKGEEIWGYEIHMGATKTPRTVFGDDGSIDESGTVVGTYLHGLFENANIRHALMIYLTEKKGVDYQPETVTTEDEAYEELARVVESCLDMDKIYELIEGQ, from the coding sequence ATGGAAAACAAGAAAAATGCAAAAAAATTACTGGTATTGGGTACTGCATCAGATGTGGGCAAGAGCATAATGGTTACTGGCCTGTGCAGAATACTCTCCAGAAAATACAAGGTTGCACCATTTAAGGCCCAGAACATGAGCCTGAATTCATGGATAACAAAAGATGGGAAGGAAATTGGAATTGCCCAGGCTATCCAGGCTAAAGCCGCCGGAGTTGACCCCACGGCAGACATGAACCCGGTGCTTCTCAAACCAAAAGGAGACAGGACCTCACAGGTGATCGTACTCGGTGAACCATATGCAGACAAATCTGCCGGAAATTACTATGATTCAATAGAAGAAATGCATGGAGTACTCAGAGGTGCCCTTGAAAGACTGGAGTCTGAATATGATCTCATAGTTATGGAAGGAGCAGGCGGTGCCGCGGAAATAAACCTTTATGACCGTGATATCGTCAACATCGGCACAGCACGTATTACACAGGCACCCATAATCCTGGTCGGAGATATCGAATCAGGCGGCGTCTTTGCAAGTCTTTACGGTACAAAGGAACTCTTACCGGAAGATGTAAGTAAAAATCTCAAAGGATTTGTGATCAACAAATTCAGAGGAGACCCTGCAATTCTCGAGCCCGGGCTTAAACAACTGGAAGACCTTACAGACGTACCGGTACTTGGTGTTCTGCCTTATTCAAAACTCAAGATTCCCTCTGAAGACTCAATGGCAATCAGGAAAAAGAAAAAAGGCCGTGAAGAAATTGAGGAAATCAATGATATTGACATTGCAGTAATCCGCCTGCCAAGGATATCGAATTTCACAGATTTCGAGCCACTTGAAAGAATTGCAAATGTCAGGTACGTAGACCTTGATGATGAACTGGGTAACCCTGATTGTGTTATAATACCAGGTACAAAGAACACAGTAAGCGATCTCCTTGACCTGCAGTCAAGCGGCATGGATGCCCGGATAAAGAAACTCAAAGACAAGGCAGTGATCTTTGGTATTTGCGGCGGCTACCAGATGCTTGGAAAAGTCATCCATGATTCCGGCATTGAGAATGGAGTTGAGGCAGATTATGAAGGCCTGGGTCTTCTTGAAACCGAAACTGCATTCGGCGAATACAAAAAGAAAACAGTCCAGGTCAAAAAGAAGATTGTTGCAGAAGGACCTATATTCAACCATATTAAAGGCGAGGAAATATGGGGATACGAGATCCACATGGGCGCAACAAAGACACCAAGGACGGTATTCGGTGATGACGGCAGTATTGATGAAAGCGGAACCGTAGTGGGAACATACCTGCACGGACTTTTCGAAAATGCAAACATACGTCATGCACTCATGATCTATCTTACTGAAAAGAAAGGTGTGGATTATCAACCTGAAACCGTCACTACAGAAGATGAAGCTTATGAGGAACTTGCCCGGGTAGTTGAAAGCTGCCTTGACATGGACAAGATATACGAACTTATCGAAGGCCAGTAA
- a CDS encoding cobalamin biosynthesis protein has product MGARRGIDSQEAIDAINNALMEVGRSIDDVEGLASAKLKENETGLHEAANFFGLTITFIDHDELNNYDAPSASQAKRFGLRGVAEPAALALSEKKQLILRKKVYGRVTIAIAE; this is encoded by the coding sequence ATGGGGGCCCGAAGGGGTATTGACAGTCAGGAAGCCATCGATGCGATAAACAATGCGCTTATGGAGGTAGGCAGGAGCATTGATGATGTGGAAGGACTGGCATCAGCAAAACTTAAAGAGAACGAGACTGGACTGCATGAAGCAGCTAATTTTTTCGGGCTCACAATAACATTCATAGATCACGACGAATTGAATAACTATGATGCGCCGTCGGCTTCGCAGGCAAAACGCTTCGGGCTTAGGGGTGTGGCAGAACCTGCTGCACTGGCGCTGTCGGAAAAAAAACAATTGATACTAAGGAAGAAGGTATATGGAAGGGTCACAATCGCAATCGCAGAGTAA
- a CDS encoding thioredoxin family protein: MNKLILPVIVLISVLFIVAGMTGDNKEAMENSAIIEVTSAQELNELVEQGPVLIEIGADWCPACSAQKPIMAEISLEYEGKASVVYLNSDKASGLAASFNIYSIPDSFVIVENNEDGYVYMGTDGQVTTDRNYARYIGLTTKNKFTELLNNAIEYRK; encoded by the coding sequence ATGAATAAACTAATTCTGCCGGTAATAGTCTTGATTTCAGTGCTTTTCATAGTCGCGGGAATGACAGGCGACAATAAGGAAGCGATGGAAAATAGTGCGATAATAGAGGTTACAAGTGCTCAGGAACTCAATGAACTGGTTGAACAAGGACCTGTTCTAATTGAAATTGGAGCTGACTGGTGTCCTGCATGCAGCGCACAAAAACCAATAATGGCAGAGATTTCGCTGGAATACGAAGGAAAAGCATCTGTAGTATATCTCAACTCCGATAAGGCAAGCGGACTTGCTGCCAGTTTTAACATATACTCAATCCCTGACTCGTTTGTCATCGTTGAAAACAATGAGGATGGTTACGTTTACATGGGAACAGATGGTCAGGTTACTACAGACAGGAATTACGCAAGATACATAGGCCTGACAACTAAGAACAAGTTCACAGAATTGCTTAATAATGCAATTGAATACAGGAAGTAA
- a CDS encoding 2,5-diamino-6-(ribosylamino)-4(3H)-pyrimidinone 5'-phosphate reductase → MERPFTFINSAMSADGKISTKERKQVRISGQIDFNRMDQLRAGSDAVMVGIGTVLADDPSLTVKSSELKMERIASGKEENPARIIVDSKARTPIDADIFKKGEGKLIIIVSESAPSDKVALLKEKAIIVVAGKKSVDLKQAMSELKSQGIDRLMIEGGATLNWGMISNGLVDEIYTFVGNLIIGGKTAPTFTDGEGFTEKDIQKLELIDAEKMEEGILLKWKVPANPGQ, encoded by the coding sequence ATGGAACGCCCATTTACATTTATAAATTCAGCAATGTCTGCCGATGGTAAGATATCAACAAAAGAGAGAAAACAGGTAAGGATCTCCGGCCAGATAGATTTCAACCGTATGGACCAGCTGCGCGCAGGATCTGATGCAGTGATGGTAGGGATCGGCACAGTACTTGCCGATGATCCAAGCCTGACAGTGAAATCATCTGAACTCAAAATGGAGAGAATTGCATCTGGCAAGGAAGAGAATCCTGCAAGAATTATTGTTGATAGTAAAGCAAGGACACCCATTGATGCTGACATCTTTAAAAAAGGTGAAGGTAAACTTATTATAATCGTTTCTGAATCTGCACCTTCAGATAAAGTAGCTCTTCTAAAAGAAAAAGCAATAATTGTTGTTGCTGGCAAGAAAAGCGTGGATCTTAAACAGGCAATGTCTGAACTAAAATCCCAAGGAATTGATCGCCTGATGATTGAAGGCGGGGCAACACTTAACTGGGGAATGATATCAAACGGGCTTGTTGACGAGATTTATACTTTTGTTGGAAACCTGATAATTGGTGGAAAGACTGCCCCGACTTTTACAGACGGAGAGGGTTTTACTGAAAAAGACATACAGAAACTTGAACTCATTGATGCTGAAAAAATGGAAGAGGGAATTCTTCTTAAGTGGAAAGTTCCTGCAAATCCAGGTCAGTGA
- the cobM gene encoding precorrin-4 C(11)-methyltransferase: MVDKKVYFVGSGPGNAKYITVMGKELLEGADLVIYAGSLVNPEVVNYCKGEKIDSYGLTLDETNKLIVDNLEAGKKVVRLHSGDPSLYGSIVEQIEELKKFDVTVEIIPGVSSVFATAAALQTQLTLNEVSETLIITRPAGKTLEKDQITELSRHGATMAVFLGTQKIEQIMEKVEYPDDTPVAVVFHASWPDQKIIKGTVADIASKVKEAGIKRSAMILIGGVVEPVEYGNFGRSYLYGVAQEPLS, translated from the coding sequence ATGGTAGATAAGAAAGTATATTTTGTAGGGTCCGGCCCGGGAAATGCAAAATACATAACCGTAATGGGCAAAGAGCTTCTTGAAGGGGCTGACCTTGTAATCTATGCAGGTTCCCTTGTAAATCCTGAAGTTGTCAATTATTGCAAAGGGGAAAAGATCGACAGTTACGGACTTACCCTTGATGAGACTAACAAACTTATAGTTGATAATCTTGAAGCAGGTAAGAAGGTTGTAAGATTACACAGCGGTGACCCATCACTCTATGGTTCTATCGTCGAGCAGATAGAAGAACTGAAGAAATTTGATGTAACGGTTGAAATCATCCCTGGTGTGTCTTCAGTGTTTGCAACGGCAGCAGCACTTCAAACCCAGCTTACACTTAACGAGGTTTCAGAAACCCTTATAATCACACGTCCTGCAGGCAAGACACTTGAAAAAGACCAGATTACAGAGCTTTCAAGACACGGTGCAACCATGGCAGTCTTCCTGGGAACCCAGAAGATCGAGCAGATCATGGAGAAGGTGGAATATCCTGATGACACTCCCGTTGCAGTTGTCTTCCATGCATCATGGCCTGACCAGAAGATCATTAAGGGCACTGTTGCAGACATTGCCAGTAAGGTTAAGGAAGCAGGTATCAAGCGCTCCGCAATGATTCTTATCGGTGGAGTTGTAGAGCCTGTAGAATATGGTAACTTTGGGAGGTCTTACTTATACGGAGTGGCACAAGAACCGCTGTCATAA
- a CDS encoding cobalamin biosynthesis protein CbiG translates to MFDKTIFRKAFEEYDAIVAVFATGIVVREIAPLIVDKWRDPAVVVVDSNMNFAIPLLGGHHGGNEVVRKIAEIGPVPVVTTATEVHNRNSVEGIAKSLGCDIVNKPSTVQVNCALLDEDVEVLEIKGPKIVIVGDDVSVLKREEKAEDK, encoded by the coding sequence ATGTTCGATAAAACCATTTTCAGGAAGGCATTCGAAGAATATGATGCTATCGTGGCAGTTTTTGCCACCGGCATTGTAGTCCGTGAGATTGCACCGCTTATTGTGGATAAATGGAGGGATCCAGCAGTTGTAGTTGTAGATTCCAACATGAATTTTGCAATTCCACTGCTTGGAGGTCATCATGGCGGCAATGAGGTCGTCAGGAAGATCGCTGAGATAGGACCTGTTCCAGTTGTAACTACTGCTACTGAAGTTCACAACAGGAATTCTGTGGAAGGAATTGCCAAGTCTCTTGGATGTGATATTGTCAACAAGCCATCCACTGTTCAGGTGAACTGCGCTCTGCTTGATGAGGATGTTGAAGTCCTCGAAATTAAAGGTCCGAAGATCGTCATAGTCGGTGACGATGTTTCTGTCTTGAAAAGAGAAGAAAAGGCTGAGGACAAATGA
- a CDS encoding cytochrome c biogenesis CcdA family protein, protein MVDAGTLTPLASFFAGIVSVLSPCVLPLLPIVLAYSTGNSKLRPLAIIAGLTFSFTIMGIAASAFGEHILPYLGEIKIIAELIIILMGISMLMQKDVFSFLSQYTGKIHAEGKGLAGGLVIGASLGIVWIPCVGPILASILTLVALEGNVLYGAGLLIIYSMGFAIPMLLIAYSAKLSGDKLSKISEYDIELKKGAGVVLILVGLWMVYSNHLRALL, encoded by the coding sequence ATGGTCGATGCAGGCACGTTAACACCACTGGCGTCTTTTTTTGCAGGTATTGTGAGCGTGCTCTCTCCCTGTGTATTACCCTTGCTTCCAATCGTACTTGCATACTCAACAGGAAACAGCAAACTTCGCCCTCTAGCGATAATTGCCGGACTTACGTTTTCATTCACAATAATGGGAATTGCAGCATCGGCTTTTGGTGAGCATATTTTGCCATACCTTGGTGAAATCAAGATAATTGCTGAGCTCATTATTATTTTAATGGGTATTTCTATGCTCATGCAAAAAGATGTTTTTTCATTTTTATCCCAATATACCGGTAAAATCCATGCCGAAGGAAAGGGACTTGCCGGTGGACTTGTCATCGGCGCATCCCTTGGAATAGTGTGGATCCCATGCGTAGGCCCCATACTGGCATCAATACTCACCCTTGTAGCACTTGAAGGAAACGTCCTCTATGGTGCAGGACTTCTGATCATATATTCAATGGGTTTTGCAATCCCTATGCTGTTAATTGCATATTCTGCAAAACTATCCGGTGACAAGCTCAGTAAAATATCAGAATATGATATTGAACTAAAAAAAGGAGCAGGTGTTGTGCTGATATTAGTAGGGCTGTGGATGGTTTATTCAAATCACTTAAGGGCTTTGCTGTAA
- the cobJ gene encoding precorrin-3B C(17)-methyltransferase yields MEGSQSQSQSKGKLYIIGIGPGSVEQLTVKARDVIMTSDYIVGNGTYLDQMASLLDKQEIVRSAMGKEVDRSRKAVELAQDNVVSMISGGDANVYGMAGLVLEVAEHAGLDVEVEVLPGVTAITAAASVVGAPIVNDMCTVSLSDLLTPWEVIEKRLDAASSADFVMSLYNPKSRQRKSNFSRAIDIIRKHKEDSVPVALVKNALRETDQDYVVTTLGEVMDYNDWVDMSTTILITTNDSRIWDSPHGKRIITPRGYHRKYDY; encoded by the coding sequence ATGGAAGGGTCACAATCGCAATCGCAGAGTAAAGGTAAACTCTACATCATCGGAATAGGTCCGGGTTCAGTGGAGCAGCTGACAGTGAAGGCAAGGGATGTAATTATGACATCAGACTACATTGTCGGAAACGGTACCTATCTTGACCAGATGGCAAGCCTGCTGGACAAACAGGAGATAGTCCGCAGTGCCATGGGTAAGGAAGTTGACCGCTCACGCAAGGCAGTGGAGCTTGCACAGGATAACGTTGTATCCATGATAAGCGGTGGAGATGCTAATGTTTACGGCATGGCAGGTCTTGTTCTTGAAGTTGCAGAACATGCAGGTCTTGATGTAGAGGTGGAGGTTCTGCCTGGAGTAACTGCAATCACAGCAGCTGCAAGTGTTGTTGGAGCACCTATTGTCAATGATATGTGTACCGTAAGTCTCAGTGACCTTCTGACACCATGGGAAGTAATCGAGAAAAGACTCGATGCAGCATCATCGGCAGATTTTGTGATGTCGCTCTATAATCCAAAGAGCCGCCAGCGCAAATCCAATTTCTCAAGAGCAATTGACATTATCAGAAAGCACAAGGAAGATTCAGTTCCTGTAGCTCTCGTAAAGAATGCTCTGAGGGAAACAGATCAGGATTATGTTGTTACAACCCTTGGCGAGGTAATGGATTACAATGACTGGGTTGACATGAGTACAACAATCCTTATCACAACAAACGATTCCCGCATATGGGATTCACCTCACGGCAAGAGGATAATCACTCCAAGGGGGTATCATCGGAAATATGACTACTGA